Proteins from one Arsenophonus apicola genomic window:
- the glsB gene encoding glutaminase B, which yields MKTLNTTLSNTLLIDILQQVRALIGQGKLANYIPALAEVPNHHLAMAVCTVEGEIFSAGDAYERFSIQSISKVLGLTLAMTRYREDEIWCRVGKEPSGLPFNSLVQLEMEKGIPRNPFINAGAIIITDMLQFRFSTPKQRMLEFVRSLTGQMDIGYDNQVARSEMEHASRNAAIAYLMKSFGNFKSDVLAVLETYFHYCSLSMNCVELAQCFNYLANNGRLLNKEQIITPIQARQINALMMTCGMYDGSGEFAFRIGMPGKSGVGGGIICVVPNAFTVAVWSPELNKSGNSLAGCAALELLSQRIGRSVF from the coding sequence ATGAAAACTTTAAACACAACACTTTCTAATACCTTACTCATAGATATTTTACAGCAGGTCCGTGCTTTGATCGGACAAGGAAAATTAGCAAATTATATCCCAGCGTTAGCAGAAGTACCGAATCACCATTTGGCTATGGCTGTTTGTACTGTCGAAGGAGAGATATTTTCGGCCGGTGATGCATATGAGCGTTTTTCTATTCAGTCAATTTCTAAAGTCCTTGGCCTTACCTTAGCTATGACTCGCTACCGCGAAGATGAAATTTGGTGTCGGGTTGGTAAGGAACCGTCAGGACTACCTTTTAATTCATTGGTACAGTTAGAAATGGAAAAGGGCATACCAAGGAATCCTTTTATTAATGCCGGGGCTATTATCATCACTGATATGTTGCAGTTTCGATTCAGCACCCCTAAGCAACGAATGTTAGAATTTGTTCGCTCACTTACCGGTCAAATGGATATTGGTTATGATAACCAAGTGGCGCGCTCGGAAATGGAGCATGCGAGTCGCAATGCAGCAATTGCCTATTTAATGAAATCTTTTGGTAATTTTAAGAGTGATGTTTTAGCAGTATTAGAAACTTATTTTCATTATTGTTCACTAAGCATGAATTGTGTGGAATTAGCCCAATGTTTTAATTATTTAGCCAATAATGGACGATTATTAAATAAGGAGCAGATCATCACACCAATCCAAGCTCGACAAATTAACGCCCTTATGATGACTTGTGGTATGTATGATGGCTCTGGTGAATTTGCTTTTCGTATCGGTATGCCGGGTAAATCAGGTGTTGGTGGCGGTATCATTTGTGTTGTGCCTAATGCTTTTACTGTAGCGGTATGGTCACCTGAATTAAATAAATCAGGGAACTCTTTGGCAGGTTGCGCTGCCTTAGAATTATTATCTCAACGGATAGGTCGCTCCGTTTTTTAA
- a CDS encoding YggL family protein: MSKQRSRRLRKKLHIDEFQEVGFSVKWSFPAKTPVDKIDSMVDTFIIELIQPNGLAMDASGYLDWEGLICMEKTGKCTEEHRKLVEEWLKNQGMKKVVTSELFDIWWD; the protein is encoded by the coding sequence ATGTCTAAGCAACGTAGCCGTCGTTTACGTAAAAAACTACATATAGACGAATTTCAGGAGGTCGGTTTCTCAGTAAAATGGTCTTTTCCTGCTAAAACACCGGTTGATAAGATTGATAGTATGGTTGATACCTTTATTATAGAGCTTATTCAGCCTAATGGTTTAGCGATGGACGCCAGTGGTTATTTAGATTGGGAAGGATTAATCTGTATGGAAAAAACTGGCAAATGTACAGAAGAGCATCGTAAATTAGTCGAAGAGTGGTTAAAAAATCAAGGTATGAAAAAGGTGGTTACATCGGAATTATTTGATATTTGGTGGGATTAA